The Primulina eburnea isolate SZY01 chromosome 13, ASM2296580v1, whole genome shotgun sequence genome includes a region encoding these proteins:
- the LOC140809671 gene encoding phenylalanine--tRNA ligase, chloroplastic/mitochondrial-like: MAPVQTIPHPNPSAPLHLLAGSGNTVSMSLSLAHTVFLTKPSHFLSERSIIFGLQLSSFSTSFAPIPSEKVNVCKKWRHPVTSLLELGGAKISREEIVKDDPTNNVPDSIFSKLGLQLHRRDQHPLGILKNAIYDYFDTNHRNKFDKFDDLSPLVSVKANFDDVLVPTDHVSRSYNDTYYVDSQTVLRCHTSAHQAHLLREGHTHFLVTGDVYRRDSIDSTHYPVFHQMEGVRVFTPTDWEDSGTNATSYVAEDLKHCLEGLARHLFGGVEMRWIDAYFPFTNPSFELEIYFQETWLEVLGCGVMEQEILKRSGRTDNIAWAFGLGLERLAMVLFDIPDIRLFWTNDQRFTSQFSKGQLGVKFKQFSKYPPCYKDVSFWISDAFTENNLCEIIRGVAGDLVEEVTLIDNFTNKKGMTSHCYRVAYRSMERSLTDEEINDLQWRVREQIEAKLKVVMR; the protein is encoded by the exons ATGGCTCCTGTCCAAACAATTCCACACCCAAATCCGTCTGCCCCCCTCCACCTGTTAGCGGGCAGTGGGAACACAGTTTCCATGTCGCTCTCACTTGCCCATACTGTCTTTCTAACGAAGCCCTCCCATTTCCTCTCTGAAAGAAGCATTATTTTTGGCCTACAACTTTCATCTTTCTCAACATCCTTCGCCCCGATTCCTTCGGAAAAAGTTAACGTTTGCAAGAAATGGCGGCATCCTGTGACGTCGCTTCTCGAACTTGGTGGTGCTAAGATTTCTAGAGAAG AAATAGTGAAGGATGATCCAACAAATAATGTTCCCGATTCAATTTTCTCAAAGCTGGGATTGCAGCTTCACAGGAGGGATCAACATCCTCTTGGCATACTAAAGAATGCAATCTATGATTATTTTGATACCAACCATCGTAacaaatttgataaatttgatGATTTGAGCCCTTTAGTATCTGTAAAAGCG AATTTTGATGATGTATTAGTGCCTACTGATCATGTGAGTAGGAGTTATAATGATACATATTATGTGGATTCTCAAACTGTCCTGAGATGCCATACAAGTGCACATCAAGCTCATTTGCTAAGGGAGGGGCATACTCATTTCCTTGTTACCGGAGATGTTTACAGAAGAGATTCAATTGATTCAACTCACTACCCAGTGTTTCATCAG ATGGAAGGGGTCCGAGTTTTCACTCCAACGGACTGGGAAGATTCTGGTACTAATGCTACGTCATATGTAGCTGAGGATCTAAAGCACTGTCTTGAGGGTTTGGCACGGCATTTATTTG GTGGCGTGGAGATGCGCTGGATTGATGCTTATTTTCCCTTTACAAATCCCTCATTTGAATTGGAAATATATTTTCAG GAAACGTGGCTGGAAGTATTGGGTTGTGGAGTAATGGAACAAGAAATACTCAAGAGAAGTGGTAGAACAGACAACATTGCTTGGGCTTTTGGGCTCGGACTGGAGCGACTGGCTATGGTTCTATTTGACATTCCAGATATCCGCCTTTTTTGGACCAACGACCAGCGGTTTACTTCAcaa TTCTCCAAGGGACAGCTTGGGGTGAAGTTCAAACAATTCTCGAAG TACCCTCCATGTTATAAGGACGTGAGTTTCTGGATTAGCGATGCATTTACCGAAAATAACCTCTGTGAAATTATCAGAGGTGTTGCTGGGGATCTTGTGGAGGAG GTGACATTGATCGATAACTTCACCAATAAGAAAGGAATGACGAGTCACTGCTATAGGGTAGCGTATAGGTCGATGGAACGGTCTCTAACTGATGAGGAAATTAATGATTTACAG TGGAGAGTACGGGAACAAATTGAAGCCAAGTTGAAGGTTGTTATGAGATGA